A window of Erpetoichthys calabaricus chromosome 12, fErpCal1.3, whole genome shotgun sequence contains these coding sequences:
- the mars2 gene encoding methionine--tRNA ligase, mitochondrial codes for MYGHQNFVQLFFYPAMFSKLILQHVRFRKELCSFKLSTFTSSRIPCIEKKSASGECISRRTRESQVAFRCLGTSVSHNEKHYLTTPIFYVNAGPHIGHLYSAVLADCLCRYKRLRGFKSKFSTGTDEHGLKIQQAAADAGKDPLVFCTEVSESFKDLFKTFNISYTDYVRTTEERHLRAVSHFWKILFDKGFIYKGSYEGWYSIPDESFLTESQITSSHDKNGNPIKVSLESGHQVEWMKEENYMFRLSEFRISLIHWLQEHPRVIQPERFHHIVLRWLEEDLPDLSVSRQRSRLNWGIEVPGDPEQTIYVWLDALINYLTVAGYPEEHADWSGVTYHVVGKDILKFHAIYWPAFLIASGLPLPQAIYVHSHWTANGLKMSKSLGNVVNPHEKSQRFTVDGLRYFLLRQGVPDTDCDYYDDKIVKLLNSELADSLGGLLNRCTAVNMNPEQTYPSFCTTCFPELTSTASCNRRTSMEDYHLIKLVSHLPAEVEHHFENFRIYKGLEAINQCVRLTNGFVQRHAPWKLNRNDEHDLRWLNTILHVSLECLRVFGILLQPVIPVLADRLLDRLSVESSERTWDDLAFLRKYKGGYCPFEGRALGPDTGVLFCRLDRLEAMKTSMKSKKY; via the exons ATGTATGGACATCAAAATtttgttcagttatttttttatccagCGATGTTTTCGAAGTTAATTTTGCAACATGTCCGTTTTAGAAAAGAGCTTTGCAGCTTTAAACTTTCAACCTTTACATCTTCTCGAATTCCGTGCATTGAGAAAAAGTCTGCCAGCGGTGAATGTATAAGCCGGCGAACTCGGGAAAGTCAAGTTGCTTTTCGATGCCTGGGTACCAGCGTTTCACACAACGAAAAACATTACCTCACAACTCCGATCTTTTACGTCAACGCCGGGCCACACATTGGTCACCTGTATTCGGCGGTTCTTGCGGATTGTCTCTGTCGCTATAAACGGTTACGTGGCTTCAAGTCCAAATTTTCCACAG GAACAGATGAGCATGGCCTGAAAATACAACAAGCTGCAGCAGATGCAGGGAAAGACCCGTTGGTGTTTTGTACAGAGGTGTCTGaatcatttaaagatttgttcaagACCTTCAACATTTCCTATACAGATTATGTAAGAACAACTGAAGAAAGACATCTAAGAGCCGTTTCGCACTTTTGGAAGATCCTGTTTGATAAAGGTTTTATTTATAAAGGATCATACGAAGGCTGGTATTCCATTCCTGATGAAAGTTTCCTCACAGAATCCCAGATTACCAGTAGTCATGATAAAAATGGAAATCCAATCAAGGTTTCATTGGAAAGTGGTCATCAG GTGGAGTGGATGAAAGAGGAAAATTATATGTTCCGTCTCTCAGAATTTAGAATCTCGTTGATTCACTGGCTCCAGGAACATCCCAGAGTCATTCAGCCAGAAAGATTCCATCATATTGTCCTCCGTTGGCTTGAGGAAGACCTTCCAGACCTTTCTGTATCTCGCCAAAGAAGCCGTCTAAACTGGGGTATCGAAGTTCCTGGAGATCCTGAGCAAACTATTTATGTTTGGCTTGATGCTTTGATAAATTACCTCACTGTAGCTGGATATcctgaagaacatgcagactggaGTGGGGTCACTTATCATGTGGTAGGCAAAGACATTCTAAAGTTCCATGCTATTTACTGGCCAGCTTTTTTAATAGCATCTGGCTTACCTCTTCCTCAGGCAATATATGTGCATTCTCACTGGACAGCTAATGGACTAAAAATGTCTAAAAGTCTAGGGAACGTAGTCAACCCACATGAAAAGTCCCAAAGGTTTACAGTTGATGGTCTAAGATATTTTCTTCTAAGACAAGGAGTCCCAGATACAGACTGTGACTATTATGATGATAAGATTGTCAAGCTGCTTAATTCTGAGCTTGCTGATTCTTTAGGGGGACTTTTAAACCGTTGCACAGCTGTTAATATGAATCCTGAACAAACATATCCTTCGTTTTGTACCACCTGCTTCCCTGAACTTACATCAACTGCTTCATGTAACAGAAGGACTTCCATGGAGGATTACCACCTTATAAAACTTGTGTCTCATCTTCCGGCAGAGGTGGAGCATCACTTCGAAAATTTCAGAATTTATAAAGGACTGGAGGCCATCAATCAGTGCGTGAGACTAACCAATGGATTTGTCCAGAGACATGCCCCATGGAAGCTGAACAGAAATGATGAGCATGACCTTCGTTGGCTCAACACCATTTTGCATGTTTCTTTGGAGTGTTTACGTGTGTTTGGAATTCTGTTGCAACCAGTCATTCCTGTGTTGGCTGATAGACTATTAGACAGGCTTTCTGTAGAAAGTAGTGAAAGAACCTGGGATGATCTCGCATTTCTAAGAAAGTATAAGGGGGGCTACTGTCCCTTTGAAGGACGTGCGTTGGGTCCAGATACTGGAGTGCTTTTTTGTCGGCTGGACAGATTAGAAGCCATGAAAACGTCcatgaaaagtaaaaagtactga